The segment TGACAAATGACAGATCTGAGCATAAGACTACAAGGTAGACAAGCTTGAGCTTTAAATGTAGTTATGAAGCCTTCCTCAGATTACTTCCACAGCACTTGAATTCCTGATGTCAGTGTTCCCTTCTGTAAAAAAGTCAtctaaatgacagaaaaaactGAGGATTCATTCAGGTAATTCCCTTTGACAATGAAAACTACCATATAAATGCTTATTTTACATGCATTTCCTTCTTATCTTACACGTATTCATCAAACTACAGAACTGATGTATAACTGTTTATGGAAGACACAGCTACACTCTAAAATACTAGACGCAGCAGTATTTACTGCAGACTACAGGTAAGAAAGCCCAGAAAGCTCTTCACCCAGGTGACAAAGTCTGTGGATATGAGCccacatatatttatttctcaattattttttatttcaaataaaatatattccaaaaatatattttgtacaAGCAAAAACTTTTCCTTTGCCTCCTCTATCTTCTTCTGAATACCCACACCCAGTATCAAGCTAGGTCCCTTACCACAGATGTATCCTTACCAGCAGTGGTGGTTTTGCAAGACAAACTATACTTCAGAGTTAACACCAGTACAGCCTTTTAACGCTCTATTTTTGACCCTCATGGCTCCTGCCGTCTTCAGTAATTCCGTGATATGTGTTCAATTAGAATTCAAGAAACGATTCTGTTGGTCAATCACCAAACACAGAACGCGGCTCTTCCCTATTCATCAGGCTAGCTCTACAGTATTCGTATGCATAAAAGTTCAGAAAGTGTCACTTTGACagagcagtttttcttttaataagtatgtctctttacagaaaaaaccaacccagagCAAATTACTCTTAAAAAGACTAAGAGTAGCAATTCTAAAACACAAAGATATTTAAGGTCAACCCTTTGGTTTTACTTTATATGGAATTCACAGGGGTATTCTACCTGTAATGAAAAGTTTTAGTATTTCCttaaaaggaatttaattcAGAAAGGTCTGTTGGTCTCCACCAAAATGAATGAACGAAGGAAGTACCTTAGAAGATAGACATATCCCTCTTCAGAATTCATCCTTCTCCACTCCTTCATGGAATATCTAACACTCATATCCTTTTGCgtttaaaatgtcagtgtaaGACTATGTTTATTAAGAACTGTTTTCACATAGATGAAGAAGCGCAATTGCAAGGACTGTTCAAGAGGGAAAAGATGAATGAATCAGTAAGTCACAAATGTATGATACCCAGcaactacattaaaaaagtattatataaaatacttaCGTATGATATTAACTAAACATTTTTGGTTGCAAAGGCCTGGGTTCATAAACACTAGCTTACAGcaaaaaatgttcatattttaCCACTCCCTTTACTTAAGAACTTTTTCTAAGCTGTAAAACATCTTCTGATGACAATCTCTTCTGATATTCTGACAGCTATAAgaagaatttaattattttatcttttattataataatgGAACAAAGCAATTtataaaacttcattaaaaatacactgataCACAGGTATTTCACGTATCACATTCTTGAATGGAAGCTTTTCTACTCACATTTTCCAGTGTAATATAGtttacattattaaaatgaataaaaagaatgaaaaattattttaaattctattttttttgtgtgttgtcaTCATGTGTgacttttctctcttccagagGATAGAGCTGCGGAAACTTCCTCATGAAATTACTTGGTTTTCTGCATActttacagtttattttcagttaaaaaaaagaagctgtacAATGACCAACATATCCAGCTTACCGGAAAGCTAATTACAAAATCAATTACAGCCTCTTCTCTTAGGGGTAATTTATGTCTTAAAAGGAGTTCCACAGCTCAGAGCAGTAATACTACCTCTAGTAAGGGAGTGTGACAACATCTTCCATCATAAAAATCAAGGGTGAAGACAGCTGATTGAAGTTGCACAGAAGCTTCCAtgaagcttttatttaattataaattaaagTTCGCCCAAGTTGTAAGCAGCAGCTGTTCCTGTTCTGATCTTTACTCAAAATGGACCACAAATATGTCTCAAATCAAATTCTAAGTGCAGAATACTACATTTAGTAGATCACATACAAACCAGAACCAGAGTCACAAGAGTGTTAATCTACACTTGTCAGTCTTTCACTTAACCTCAGGCAAACCAGAGCTGTAGTCAAGTACCTGACAGAATTTTCTGAAGGCCCCACAGCTGAAGGATCTgacatgtaaaataatttcacattaAGACGTGCCTACAGAATGCCTCTAAGATCGTAGACAACAGCACCTCTGTTGATTTCAGCTGAACTACACAACTTACAGAAACCCAGAATCTAACCCTGGTTACAAATGTTCTCCTCCAACAGGGACAAAACCATACCTTCTCACACTTCATTATTCACTACTCTGTCTTGATAAACTTCTAATAGCCTcattaaaaaatgcttcagaacaATGGTGCATATGAATAGATAATCCTAGGTATGGCCACGCCAGCCATCAGTGCCCTGACCGTCAGGTACAACCTCCTCCTATGTTCTAATGGAGCCTGTTGGAAAAAAGGCATCTTCTATGTGTAACTTCAATGTAAAAGGCCTCAGATCCTTTTGGATGCTATACAATATTAAAGGATTTTCTAACCTGCCTTCCATGCCCTATGTATAACAGCACTGTATTTCAGAGACTCTGGGCACCTGTAACTTTTCCCAGGGCAACAGGTTCTACTGATATAATCTATTGAAAAATGTACTGAATGGAATTAAACCTAAATAATTTCACAATACTCTAAAGAGTTACTTCAACAGATAGGGTGTTCATTTGATAGATATGGTGTCCTTGGATCCTTACATGATTTTCTGTTGTTCAATACACATGGAATGTGTATTAAACTTGACTGGTAGAAGGGagtaaattattaatttataatCAGGATAAAAAAACGAGAGTTACTTTATCCTGATGAAAACTGCTATACAATGAGTTTGCTGTTGGCTGATCCAAGGCCTGttgaaataaataggaaaaaaaatgatgaattcTCAACAGGCTTTAGATCAGAATAAAATTATCACTCAACATTTATTTCTAGATTTTCACTTGTTATTCAACAGATTTGCTCTCTGTGCTCTTAATCTAactagttttttttttttttctgcaggagtTTTAAGTCTGTGTGGGCAATCACTGGTATTTCAATATACCTAAGCAAGGGCGAGTTAGACTCAACACAGTCACAGATTGCCAAGACACCCAGTAAGATGTACACCTACCACCCCAGTGAAGGCAAAACAGTAACAtagataaaaacaaataaataatttggcCTGCAGAATACctattttacctgtttcttaGGACAGAAAACTGTAAGGGAGTTCAACTTCCTATTTGTTATTAGTGCAACATTTTTACTGCGGAACTTTCAACTGATGCCAATAAGATAATGAAACTTCTGTGAATACTGTTTATTACTAGCATGCATTATGGAATTTCTTTACACAATAAACAGGTCAAGATATGTATTTATTGCCATTCTTAGCAGTTTCCTGAAACTGCCTGTTCCATTTCTTCAAGTTTTCAGgaacagggaaaataaaagtttcttGAATCTTCAGCAAGGTATGGGGGCTCCCAACTGTGATAACTTCCAATGAAGTTAATGAAAACGGAATGAGTTTAACTCCAAATCCATCAGTAGCATATTGTTTTCCCACCACTTCAGAAACACCAGGGATTGAAGGTGCTTTCTCCCTGGAGCCCTGGGAGGCTTTGCTGTGAAAGTAATGGCTTAACCTTAACCTTGGAGTTTGCAAGACTTTCCACAGGTGTTTAACCTAAGTATGAACTAGCAATACAGTTTGGAAGTGGTTAGAAATCTCAActcacattgaaaaaaaaaaacacaacaaaaaacacaaacaagaaaaaaaaagatttctattCACTTCTATCAAATACCTTTCATGTTTCTGCAGGAGTGAGATCATCTGTattggggagaaggaaaagaggttCAGATTCTGTCCACAAGAGCACAGGTTAGTATTACTCAGGTTACTATTACTCGGGACAAGCAATATAAGGACCATGTTTATTTACAGAATGAATACACTAAGCAGTCCAACATCAAAGGAGGAGTGTCCTAGTCAATATATTCCTCCAATGACCACCATCTCTCAAGAAATACCAGGCTGTGGTGGAACACCCAAAAAGAAACATTGAAGACCTCCTACTGGCAACCTcagagaatttttattttaatcctttgCTCTGAGTAATAGAAGGAAGTTCCAGTAGAACTTCAGGAGTGCATacttaaaaagcatttctatCTCCAGCAGTACTAAAGAGAGATAGAGAGGTCTATTTTTCAATAGAAGCAGAAAAACTGCAGCTTTATCATGTGAACTGCCACCAAACTTTCTTAAATTCCACTTTATTTATTGAACTAACAGCAAATTCCACTAGAGAAATGTGGAATGGAACAATAAGTTATCTAGGAACTGCAATTTTGACTGTGTAACAAACAGTAACAGTAACAAACTCTTCATGCATTAAGTGGATAATTTATATatcaaaaataattatcatAATTGGATCATGCTATGTTCTTAGCTCTTCCCTCTGCCACCTCTTCAAATGCTCAGCTAAGTAACAGTCAGAGAAGTACCTGTTCTGGGCTGGGGTAACAATGAATTATATTTTCCCCATCGATCTTCCAAACACACGGCAATTGCTCTGAATAACTGAATCAACAACCACACAGCCTCAGGATGAGAGCAACACATATTTCATTATCTCCCAAGTGTGATGATTTTAACAGCATTATAGGCATCACAACAATGGACAGAAAGAGAACACACAGGTTTGGGGTTGTCACTATCCTCAACTCCCACATTGTTACCATTGttcattaacatattttttttttcctagaaggaGGAGGGATGTGAAAGAAACTTAGGTGTAATTTTTATCctctttttcttgaaatgatATGGTAAGCTATGAATTATCATCTAAACCCAGCTGGTTTCACGTGACTTTTATTATAGTCTTAACACTAACTCACATTTATTAAGTTTAGTAACAGCTCACGCTTAAGAGTTATACAGAATAATTAAGACAGTGCAATCACCGAAAACCTATTTAACATTTCCAGCATTTCACAAGACTACGCAGATCCATTCTGTTATTCTTGTCTACACACTGCTGCTACACCCATCCGGAGACTTTGGCCCGTCAGATGCAGGGAGCTCTGGGCAAGTTCCAGGGAATTCACACACAAATTCACAGTTGCTACCAGGTTTTGAACGCGCGGCTGAGCACGTGCCCAGCGGGGTGCGCGtgccgccgggccgccccgcagGGCGCAACGTGCGGAGCTGTCTGCGGTGCTGAACAGGCGCGGCGGAGGCGccaccgccccccccggccccgagCGTGCGCCACCTCCTCCAGCCCGCATCGGCCACGGCCTGACCCGGGCcaaaaggcaaaagaagaaaactccTTTGTCTCACGTCGACATATTGACTCCCTGCTCTTGGGAAGAATCCCTACAAGTCTTTAAAAACTTCCCTTCCAACTCCCTGACAAAGTTCAGCAGGTCTGGGGTTGGGAAACTCTACAGAGTTTGGTTTTACTGACCGCCTGACTGTTCTCAAAGCAAAACATACGGGCAAGGTCATTTTAATGGAAAGACCAGAGTCACCTGCTATGCTGCTAGGCACTGCCCCATAGACTTGCTAGCAGCACGGCTGTTTGGAATTCCTACCAATAAACCAAGGTCACAGCTACCGAAAAGAACCAAGAAGCTGATTACCATTTGCCAGTATTCTAAGTCACCAGGAGTTTCTAACTATTAAGTCTGGCATCAGCAACAATTACTAAACTGTCAGCTTTTGTATTTCCCAACATGTTTTCTCTCATGCTTTGTAGAAGAATCTGTTGAGGTTTAGGCTGTTTTGCTTCCACCAGAATAAGAAAGATACCACACAACAAGCAGAATACATTAACCTTGTTCTGTTCTATAGAAAAGCGTTTCTTCTCTCAATGAAACCTGCTACACTATACCCACTGTTCAAATCTAAGTATGCTTCAGataagaatcagaaaggaacgTTCAAACTTGAAGAGGACTGACAAATAGCTGGTGCAAACAGTCCTCCAGCACACAACCACCCATCTGTGGGCACGATTTTACAGAATGTGATTCATTCTACTGCACATAGCAGATTATTTGCTTGAATTAAAGGCGCATGTGCCTCCAGAAAACACTCAGCTTTAAAGACTATAGGAAAATCATTACATTAACAGGGttatgcagtattttcttttgctgggaGAAGATCCCGTACATTCCTAaaccaaagtattttaaaggtaCTTCTTGTTGTCAGATGCCATCTAACATAAATTTATGATCATAGATGGACACCATTTTTGCTCTGcgtgttcttatttttttaaaagtcaagtGTCTGTACAGAAACAGACTATGCCTAAATTAAAAAGCTATCAGATATCTAATAGCTAAGGGTGGTACTATGCCCCTTTCCTTCTAACAAGCTCCTTGAAAAAGAGAACTTCCTTTTAATTTGCAAGATGAATGACAGAGCCCCTTGAAGCTGCAGCTCACTCCAGGCCCTGCCATGACTACTGCAGTTTTCAGCATCTCCCAGACTATAGCATAGGGTATTGCTGTTTTACAGGCAGGTATACCTGTGTCTGTCTGTACTGtcaagcagcactgaaaactaCATTAACCTTGATTAAGTCACATGATTGCATAACCCTTCCTATTAGTATGCATATGTAGTTGCATGCATGAGGAAGTTGTTTAAAACAATCaataaaaacccaaccaaaatgACTTAAACCTGTAggtttttaagattttttttcttataacaCACTTCTATAGGAATGAAAATTTGTAACtctttgcatgaaaaaaacccagccgAATCTTGGAGTAACTACTAAGTATAAGCTGATGCATACAGGGACATACAATTATTTGGTTACCTTgaataaaattttccatttaaagttTCTAGAAAATGCACAGAGTAATTTCCAATTtctacagagattttttttccagctttcctctTCATGCCCAAAGCACAACTTGTGGGAAGATACACCAGCGAAGAAGGCTCCCACATTGCTGCAGTGCCACTTATCTATTTTTGTACAGATCAAGAAACCTCTTCATCAGTACTCCAGTAGCTTACAGAGATGCTCTTTCACCAGAACACTTGTTTATTGAGTACAATATCACTAAATAGCTTTCAATATCTTTGATATTAATGCAGAGAAACTGGGTTCTGAGCCAGGAATAGGAGTTTTGCATGTGCAGGGACTTGCACAACAGGATCCAATTTGGCAAAGAGTCTTCAGTAACATAATACTTCTCTAACATTACTCTAAGTAGGAGACTATGGTACCATTTCACATTGGAACTACAGCACTCATTGGCACAGAAGCAGGGTACTACACGattcttacatttattttttttaatggttggTACTACTCTTCTGGAAGACTGGAAAAGCCTTCTTTGCCCTTGAAAGCAGACTTTTCAGCTTTTAGCTCAAGGTATCtctaattaatttgaaaaagcaaaagcaccaACGTACCTAAGAGTAacgtatttttcttttcaaaactttgAATTCTACCTTTTGTAGATTTCAGCTGagctgaaattttaatttcttggtcaaaaaaaatacaactgaaattAGAACTAAGTCCCTCGAACAGAACCTGTGACAGTATTTGTGAGACTTACTCTACAGCTTTGATCACTACAGTCCTCCTACCTTTAGCCCTACCTTTCTTGACAGTTTTCCTCTGTTATATTACCAATGGCTGTGcagcattaaataaaacaagtcAGCAGAAGATGAGTCTTACCCCTCCTCTTAAGCATTCTCCCAGAGTACACTCATAtctgagacactggcacagtGAAGACAATTAACCTTGCCATTAAGAAAAAGTGCACAGCATGAAATTTAGTCATTGGGAAATAAAAGACAGTTGCAGGACATCTGCTACAGAAGACAGCAGGCATGTCACCAGGAACGCACGTTCCAACCTCAGGGCTAAGCCATCCTATAGCGTAATAACCGCAGGCAACACTCCCTAGCAGGCAGCGCTTCCCGGCACGTCGATGCGCACCGTGTTTCTCTCCGGGGCTGCGGTCCGTTCACCAACTTCAGCAGGCATGCAGGCAGCGCTTCTGCTTCCCGACCAGGGGAAGCGCCAAGCACTcaccgccgccgcgccccggggcAGACCGCCCCGCACCTCGCcccccagctgtgcctgcaaCCCTCACCGACCCGCAGCAGGAAGCGTTACCTGGATCTCCCTTGCATGGTACACGATGATGAGCCCGAGCAGGATGATAGTGGAGAGGCTAATAAGGCATTTCAGAGCGAGGGAATACAGCGACTCCTGCAAGAGAAAGACACCGGCGCCGCTCAGGGACCGGCGCGCAGGGGCCGCTCCCGCCccaccgccccggccccgggcagggccccgtCCGGGCACGGGCCGGCGGCATCTCGGGGCCGGCGGCACCCCGCCGCAGGTCGTGGCGGGAACGCGCTCCTCGGGACGCGGGCGCGACGGGACGCGACGGGACGGACAAGCAGCCCCGCCGCGCTGGGCTCTCCGAGGGGCCGGGACTGCCGCTCCGCGGGGCCGCGGGACGATCAGACCggctgccgggccgggccaggcgAGAGGCGGCGGGTACCTTGGTGTAGGCGCCCCAGGAGAGCTCGGTCTCGATGACCATGACGACGATGCCGAACATGCCGAAGATGAGCGCGTAGTCGCTGAGGCGCTTGCGCTTCTCGAAGAGCGCCCGGCGGTGCCCCAGCTTGTAGCCGATGTTCTGGTTCTTCTTCTTGGTGGACTTGCCCCCGCCGTTGTTGGCGctgcccgggccggggccggtgccggtgccggcgGGGCCATAGAGCGCCAGGTTGTTGGAGTTGTTGTGCTCGGGCTTGGAGACCACGATCTccggggcggcgggggtgccggcggcggcggggctggcgaGCGGCGGCTGGAGCGGCTGCGACTCGGGCTCCAGCTCGTGCAGGTTCCTGCGGGACGAGCTCAGGTTGCTGAGCGGCCGCATGACGCCGCCGTTGTACCTGCAGCTGCTCATGGCTATTTCGGTGAAGGGGTTGCTCTCccggcgctgctgctgctgctggtgatggtggtggtggtgatggtggtggtggtggtggtgggtgctgccgctgctgacactgctgctggggctcgctgcctgctgctgctgcaggctgtggcACTGGTGGTACTGAGGGTACTGGTGAGGCTGCCTGGACGCGCCGGCATGGCTGGAGGGGGTGAGCTCGCTGACGTTCAGCTGGCTGCCCTGCCGGGAGGAGGCGGCGGAGGAAAGTGGGGAGGAGTGAGTCCGGAAGGCGCCCGAGAGGGGCGAGGAGGCGCGGAGCAGCAGGGGCAGGTTATCCCCCGCGGCTGCCGCAGCAGCCCCGTAGTAGGCGCAGTTGTTGCACTGGAGGcatgggctctgctgctgctgctgctgctgctggaggctcTGCTTGTCTTggccgtgctgctgctgctggcagtgcggcggcggccgctgctgctgttgctgctgctcgGGGCCGAAGCCCGCCGGGAACTGCCGCGGCGCGTCCATGCCGGGGCCGTTAAAGCCGCAGGAGGACCGGGCGGTGGTGCACCCTGCGCAATGCGTTATGGTCGGCAGGGGAGAGTCCTGCTGCCGCCACGAAGGGCCCATCCCGGCTCCCGTAGAATCCAGCCGCCGCGTCCGATTGGTCGGGCGGACCAAAACAACGGGCATCACGTCACCTGAGGGGGGCGGACCGGCCGCGGCGTGAGGCGCAGggtccccccgccgccccgccccgccccggccccgcccgggGATCCCGCCTCCCGCCCgtgccgcgccgcgcccgcAGGTAAGGGCTGCCCTCGCCCTgcgcccccgcgcccgccccgcccgccgcggggagcCCCGCGCCGCGGAAACCCGGGGCTTCCCGGGGACGGGGAGCGCGCCCGCTGCCGGGATCGCCCCCGCTGCCGGGATCGCCCCCGCCGGGAAGGGGCCTCCGCGGCGGGAATCCCCggctcccccgccccccggctccccgccgccgctcaCATCTGCGCCGTCTCCGGAACATGggcgccgcgccgcgctccgGAGCTGTCCAGCAGCGCCTCCCGCCCGCCGTCGCCGCCCTGCAAAACACAGCGTCGCGCCCGCTCCCCTCCGCCGCCCCGGCgggcccgcgccgccgcctgGGGCCCTGCCCGCTGCGGGCCGCCGGGGGCGAGCGGCGGAGGCCGCGGCCGGTTGGCGGGGGGCCCTCCCCGGCCCATCCCGGGCCTGTCGCgaacgggggtggggggacacacGACGGCTTCTGTCGGCCGCTGCTTCCCTCGGCGGGAGCGCGGTCAGCCGGCCGCCGCGGTGGGAGgccgccccgcggcggcggTTCCGGGGCTGGAGGCCCTCGCCGGGGGGTCGGCGGGAGCGTTACCGTGCGAGGGGATCCGTGTCGCCGAGCAGCTGCGCGCCCCTCCGGCGCCGGCTCCCTGGCACACAGCGCCAGCCCAGTCCTTCAGCTGGTCGCCTGCTACCATTTGgcctcttccccttcctttccctcccaaaCTCTCGCTGAATAATTCATTCCCACCGCTGCCTTTGGCAGAGTAACGTCTGCTCCAGGTAAAGTCTCTTTTCTGCCGCATATTTAAGGGGAAATTCTTTATAGCGAATAATCGTGAAAATGGTAAGTGTTTTACCTTGTTACAGCTGTGCCGTTCTTGTCACCTAGGTGAGATTATAAgagaggtttattttttttttatgcccccccccaaccccaagTCAGGCAGCACCGTCTTTGCCGCTTGAAAAATCAACTGCTGAATCTGAGTGTTTGAGAGGTTTCCTTACATCTTCAGCTTCTCACTAatgttaaaagagaaaattcacCAAGCCTTTCTAGGACAAAAGCCACCTCCTTATAATTTCTGTGTCTCACGACATTCAGTTTCCTTTGAAAGTCTACACCCTTGCGTGGCTTGCATTTTAGATATATGAGTGAGGCACTGTCATCAGCAAAGTTTTTAAATATCCTCTGCTATGAAATTTCAATGCCTTCATTTCTAACCGAGGTGTACCTTTTAAAGCAAACTGGGATTGTGTATGCACAATCAAACAACCCTCACTAATGCAGTAAACATCATAGTTGTCCAATAGAGAGAGATTTAGACAGTgaccaaaaattaaaaattcctgaGTACGTCTACACAGCATAGGttattttggaaaaagcacCCGTAAATAGGAGTATATGTGATATATATCATCATGCCTTGTGATAATTCACAATTTAACAACCAAGTTTTGAATAAAAATCCATACACACATTCTTGCATGAAGCAAGATAAAGCACTTTCCAAATAGATCactctgtgtttttaaattatgctaAAGTGTATTTGGATGCTTCCCATTGAACTCAATTCCCCTAAGCACCaaagaccaagaaaaaaaagctgcttttatttttaagaatgaaCAGGCTGTTTAACACAGTTTCAGATCTTCCATTGTTTGTTTGAAAAGCACAGTACCATAATTCTTTGTCACTGGTCCTATTCTACCTGTGTTTTCAAACAGATGTGAATCATATGGAtcttagaaaatgaaaacctgagGGAACCCAGGCTTTTATCCCTATGTAAATAAATGTCCTGCACAAGCATGCGGTCCAAATGAATGTTTTGTGAACTAGTTAAAGATTTAGATAGGCCTAggtttcatctttctttttcggCTCATGCTGTATCCTTAATGTTTGCTTAAAGatactttctttttaagtgtTCTCCTTAACAGAAGATAAATTTCCTACTTTACCATGAAAGGCTTTTTAAGAAATTTGTAAatcttcatgttttatttagaaGTCACCAAGGCTC is part of the Falco biarmicus isolate bFalBia1 chromosome Z, bFalBia1.pri, whole genome shotgun sequence genome and harbors:
- the KCNN2 gene encoding small conductance calcium-activated potassium channel protein 2 produces the protein MFRRRRRCDVMPVVLVRPTNRTRRLDSTGAGMGPSWRQQDSPLPTITHCAGCTTARSSCGFNGPGMDAPRQFPAGFGPEQQQQQQRPPPHCQQQQHGQDKQSLQQQQQQQQSPCLQCNNCAYYGAAAAAAGDNLPLLLRASSPLSGAFRTHSSPLSSAASSRQGSQLNVSELTPSSHAGASRQPHQYPQYHQCHSLQQQQAASPSSSVSSGSTHHHHHHHHHHHHHQQQQQRRESNPFTEIAMSSCRYNGGVMRPLSNLSSSRRNLHELEPESQPLQPPLASPAAAGTPAAPEIVVSKPEHNNSNNLALYGPAGTGTGPGPGSANNGGGKSTKKKNQNIGYKLGHRRALFEKRKRLSDYALIFGMFGIVVMVIETELSWGAYTKESLYSLALKCLISLSTIILLGLIIVYHAREIQLFMVDNGADDWRIAMTYERIFFICLEILVCAIHPIPGNYTFTWTARLAFSYAPSTTTADVDIILSIPMFLRLYLIARVMLLHSKLFTDASSRSIGALNKINFNTRFVMKTLMTICPGTVLLVFSISLWIIAAWTVRACERYHDQQDVTSNFLGAMWLISITFLSIGYGDMVPNTYCGKGVCLLTGIMGAGCTALVVAVVARKLELTKAEKHVHNFMMDTQLTKRVKNAAANVLRETWLIYKNTKLVKKIDHAKVRKHQRKFLQAIHQLRSVKMEQRKLNDQANTLVDLAKTQNIMYDMISDLNERSEDFEKRIVTLETKLETLIGSIQALPGLISQTISQQQRDFLEAQIQNYDKHVAYSAERSRSLSRRRRSSSTAPPTSSESS